The genomic DNA AAGTACTAGGAAGAGTTCGTAGATTGCAAACCCGATAATTCCAATCAGTACGACACCTGCCGCAGCGACGAGTGCTATTTTTGTATACTCATCCCGTGTTGGAAAGCGGGCCAGTTTGAGGATACGCATGTATTTGCGGAAAAGTTCCTCGTTTAAATTGATGTCAAGTTTGGGGATTTCCATGTATATCACTTCAGAAAATCAATCTCAAAGTGTCTCTGAAATTTCGGGTTATTTTTTTCATTTCTACCATATATTTGTGGCGACCGAACGCCGGTCAGGATAAGCAGGGTCCGTATGGTGTTCTGCATCGTTGGATCTATCTGAGCTCCCCATATTATCCGTGCATCAGGGTCAATCAGGGCATAAACCTCTTCAACAACACCCTCAGCTTCAGCCATGGTCATATCCGGCCCTCCGGTAACATTAACTAGAGCAGAGGTAGCGCAGGAAATATCGATATCAAGCAGAGGAGATCGTATGGCTTTGCGCACCGAATCCGCAGATTTGTCCTGGGCATCACTCTCACCCATCCCGATCATGGCAACTCCTCCTTTCTCCATGA from Methanospirillum hungatei JF-1 includes the following:
- a CDS encoding protein translocase SEC61 complex subunit gamma, coding for MEIPKLDINLNEELFRKYMRILKLARFPTRDEYTKIALVAAAGVVLIGIIGFAIYELFLVLPA